Within the Pseudonocardia alni genome, the region GTTCGACGTGCCGGTCTGGTCCGCCCCCGTCTCCTACGCGCTGTCCGCGGTCCTGCCCGCCTCGACCACGCTGGTCACCGTCTTCGCCGCGGTGAAGGTGCTGTCCGCGACGGTCTGGCTGATCGTCATCGCGCTCACCCCGACGATGGGTGTGGCCTGGCACCGGTTCACCGCGTTCCCGAACATCTACTTCAAGCGCAACGACGACGGCTACAAGGCCCTCGGCGCGACCCGGCCGATGATGTCGAACGGCAAGCCGCTGGACCTGGAGGAGGCCGACCCCGACACCGACACCTTCGGCGTCGGCAAGGTCGAGGATTTTACCTGGAAGGGCCTGCTCGACTTCACCACCTGCACCGAGTGCGGGCGCTGCCAGTCGCAGTGCCCGGCCTGGAACACCGAGAAGCCGCTGTCGCCGAAGCTGCTGGTCAACGCCCTGCGCGACCACGCCTACGAGAAGGCCCCCTACCTGCTCGCCGGCGGCAGCCGCGACATGGCGGGCGACGAGGTCGGCATCACCGGCGAGGGCGCCGAGGAGCGGCTCAAGGCCATCCCGGTCGACGCCCTGGAGGCCGCGGGCCGGCCGCTGGTCGGCGGTGAGGACGTCCTCGGAGTCATCGACCCCGACATCCTGTGGTCCTGCACCACCTGCGGCGCGTGCGTCGAGCAGTGCCCGGTCGACATCGAGCACGTCGACCACATCATCGACATGCGCCGCTACCAGGTCCTCATCGAGACCGAGTTCCCCACCGAGCTCAACTCGCTGTTCAAGAACCTGGAGAACAAGGGCAACCCCTGGGGCCAGAACGCCAAGGACCGCCTCGAGTGGACCAAGGGCCTCGACTTCGAGGTCCCGGTCGTCGAGAGCGAGCTGGACGCCGAGACCGAGTACTTGTTCTGGATCGGCTGCGCCGGCGCGTTCGACGACGGCCAGAAGAAGACCGTCCGGGCCACCGCGGAGCTGCTGCACCGCGCCGGGGTGAACTTCGCCGTCCTCGGCTCGGGGGAGACCTGCACCGGTGACCCCGCGCGCCGCTCGGGCAACGAGTTCGTGTTCCAGATGCTCGCCCAGCAGAACGTCGAGACCCTCAACACCGTGTTCGAGGGCCGCGAGGCCGGCACCCGCAAGATCGTCACGACCTGCCCGCACTGCCTCAACACCCTGGGCCGGGAGTACCCCCAGCTCGACGGGCACTACGAGGTCGTGCACCACACCCAGCTGCTCAACAAGCTGGTGCGGGACAAGAAGCTGGTCCCGGTGTCGGCCCCGGCGGGCGAGGAGACCGGCCCGGTCACCTACCACGACCCCTGCTACCTCGGGCGGCACAACGAGGTCTACGAGGAGCCCCGCGCGCTGATCAACGCGACCGGAGCGGCCGGAACGACCACGCTCACCGAGATGCCGCGGCACGGCGACCGGTCGATGTGCTGCGGTGCCGGTGGCGCCCGGATGTGGATGGAGGAGCGCATCGGCAAGCGCATCAACTTCACCCGCGCCGAGGAGGCCGCCGAGACCCTCACCGAGGCCGGTGGCGGCTCGGAGCCGTCCGGCACGCTGGCGGTCGGCTGCCCGTTCTGCCGCACGATGATGACCGACGGCGTGAACCAGACCGCCGGTGAGGCCGTTCAGGTCCAGGACGTCTCGCAGATGCTGCTCGCCGCGGTGAAGCGGGGCGACCCGGCCCCGGAGCCCGTCGCGGCCGAGACCACCGCCGAGGAGGCGCCGACGACCGAGACCCCGGCCGTCGCCACTCCGGAGACCGAGGTGGCCGAGGAGTCGGCGAAGCAGGACCCGGCCACCCCGGCCGGGTCGGACGGTGCGTCGAGCACCGGCACCCCGGCGTCGTCGGGGAACGGGAGCGGCAACGGCTCGACCAACGGGTCGTCGCCGGAGCAGGCCGAGCAACAGCGCTCGAACGAGAACTGACCGCACGCACGCACGACGGCCGGGCACCCCGCGGGGTGCCCGGCCGTCGTCGTGGGAACGGGGGTCAGCAGGGGGTGAAGGAGCTGACCTGGAACGTCGACGGCGTGGTCCGGGTGAGCACGACCCGGCCCAGCTGCGGCGCGGCGGCCCCCCAGGCGGAGCGGCAGGCGTCGACGGTGGTGGTGGCGCCGACCGCCACCTCCGGGTCCGGACGCCGGTCCGGGACGGTGACCTGTGCCCCGGCGGGCATCCGCCCGTGCAGGACGGCGACGGCGTCCTCGCAGCCCGCCGCACCCGTCGCGGCGCGGAGCTGGTCGAGCGCGGCGGGTTGGACGAGCCGGCAGACGCGGGCCGGGTTCGGCGAGGCGACCCCGGTGTCCAGCGAGACGAGCGCGAGCTGCGGGCGGGCGACGCCGAGGTCGGTGCGGAACTGCGCGCCGGCCTGCGCGTCGACGCGGGCCTGGTCCTGCCGGATCTCGGCCGAGCGGAACGAGTAGCCGACCCCGGACACCACCAGGAGCACCACGCCGGCGGCGAGCACCGTCCAGCGCGGCAGCAGCAGCGCTCCGGCGACGATCACCCCCACCGACAGGGCCAGCGCCCACGCCCACGGGTTCTCCCGGGTGCCGTTCACCAGGGCCGCGACGAGCACGACCCCGGCGACGTGCGGTGCCCACCCCTGAAGCAGCCGGTCCAGCCGCAGCAGGGCCAGCAGGACCAGGGTGCCGAACCCGAGGCCGACCGGGACCCACCAGCGGCCCGGGTCGTCGAGGAAGGGCAGGAGCAGGATCGCGGCACCCGCGAGACCGAGCGCGGTGGCACCGCGGACGGTGCGGGGGCGCAGGCGGCGCCACGGGGCCCAGGGGTCCCGGTCCGCCGTCCCGCGGTCCGCCTGTGGCGGGTCCGCGGGGGCGGGTGCGGGCCGGCGGGTGAGGGCGCGTGAGCCGGGGTCGGGTTCCGGGGGGGCCACGGGGGACACGACGAGCTCGGTACCGGGGTCCGGCGGGGTGGCGGGCTCGGAACGGCCCGTGCCCTCACCGGCCGCGGTCTCGCCGGCGGCGCCGGGCGCGGGTGTGCCGGAGGCGGGGACGCCACGCCCGATCGGGTCGGGAGCGGCGTCGTCGTACCGGGGCGGGGTGGCGCGGCGGACGCCGCGGTCGGGGCGGCCACTCCGACGGCGGCCGGTGGCCCACGGGTCCGGGGAGCTGCGGTCGGCGTCCATCACCGCCCAGGGTAGCGACGCCGTCACCCCCGACGGCGCGACGAGCTCAGGCCCGCCGGGTGTCGGTGCGGTGGAAGTTGCGGAACGCGCGCGACGGCGTCGGGCCCCGCTGCCCCTGGTAGCGCGACCCGACGCCCTCGGTGCCGTAGGGCCGTTCGGCCGGACTGGACAGCCGGAAGAGGCACAGCTGCCCGATCTTCATCCCCGGCCACAGGGTGATCGGCAGGTTCGCCACGTTGGACAGCTCGAGGGTGATGTGGCCGGTGAAGCCCGGATCGATGAACCCGGCGGTGGAGTGGGTCAGCAGACCCAGACGGCCGAGCGAACTCTTGCCCTCCAGGCGTCCGGCCAGGTCGTCGGGCAGCCCGACGCGCTCGAACGTGGAGCCCAGCACGAACTCGCCGGGGTGCAGCACGAACGACTCGCCGTCCGGCGTCTCCACCGGGGTCGTCAGCTCGTCCTGCTGCTGTGCGGGGTCGATGTGGGTGTAGCGCGAGTTCTGGAAGACGCGGAAGTACCGGTCCAGCCGGACGTCGACACTGGACGGCTGGAGCATCTCGACGTCCCACGGGTCGAGCACGAGCCGGCCGGAGTCGATGTCCTTGCGCAGGTCACCGTCGGAGAGCAGCACGCCGACACCCTATCCAGGGCCCCCGGTCACGCCTCGGAGGACTCCTCGGAGTCCGACTCCACCTCACCGGGGCTGTGCCGGCCGCCGCCGCCGAGGTCGTCGGGCAGCTGCGGCGAGCGGGTCAGCCCGAACATCCAGGCGACGGCCTGCTCTGCGCGGGCGGCCTCGAACCCGTCCGACGCGGCGGCGCGGCGCCCGTGGTCGCCGTCGAGCACCTGCGCCACGGCGGCGGCCGCGTCGTGCGCGGCGATGCTGCGGATCGAGTCGCCGGGCTGCGGCACGTTCGGCCCGTCGACCAGGACCGCGAGGGTACCGAGACCCGGTGCGTCGACGACGAGCTCGTGGTCGTCGCTGACCAGGACGGTCGCCGCGGTGAGCACGGCCAGCTGGTCGGGCAGCGCCGGCTCGGCCACGACCGTCACCCGCGGGTGGGTCCCGAGCGACTGCGCCGCCTCCCCCGCGGCGAGTGCGCCGAACAGCACGATCTCGATCCGCGGGTACCGCTCCAGCAGGTCCGCGATCCCACGCAGGACCGGCGACGACGAGGCCCTCGCCAGGTCGACGACGATCAGCCTGCGGTGCTGGTCGTGCATCCGCTCCAGCGCGTCGACACAGCCCTGGTGCCGGGGGCCGGGCAGCGAGTTGATCGTGTCGCCGATCGTCAGCACGTTCGGGCCGAGCGGACTGCCCAGCGCGGAGCCGCTGGTGGTGAGGAACAGCGACGCGAGCTGGCCGATGACCCGCCGGTGCGCCTCCTGCGGGAACGGGCACAACAGGTCGTCGGTACCCATGCCGGCCTGCATGTGCACGATCGGGATCCGCCGCCAGAACGCGACCGTCGCCGCGACCTCGGCCGCCAGCCCACCACCGTGCACCAGCACCGCGGACGGGTCCTGGTCGACGAGCAGCTGGTCGAGCCGGGTGAACAGCGCTGCGGCGACGTCGGCCATGCCGGGCCCGGTCTCCAGCGGCAGCAGGATCGTGATGTCGGTGGGGACACCGAGTGCCTCGAACGCCTCGTGGACGGACATCGGGTCCGGCCCGGTGGCGACGGTGATCCCACGGATGCGGTCCGCTGCCGCGACGGCCCCGGCGACCGGGGCGAGCCGGGCGACCTCGGGACGGCTGCCGGCGATGAGCAGGACGTCGTGCTCGTGGTCCGGGGGGAACCCGGACACGTCGCCCGACGTCGGGTCGAACACCGTCATCGCAGTCGCCTTCCGGCCGAGGTCTGACCGACGGTGACGAGTGTGCGCGGACCGGGCGGCCGGGTCGAGACACGCGCGCCCGGTGGTCGGATCGTGCGACGACCGGGCAGGGGAGGTCCGTGACAGGTACGCGGATCGTGGTGCTAGGGTGATCTCACGCCATGCGGATGTAGTTCAATGGTAGAACATCAGCTTCCCAAGCTGAATACGCGGGTTCGATTCCCGTCATCCGCTCAGAACACGAAGGCCCAGGTCAGCGGCAGGTTTCCCGCCCGAGCCTGGGCCTTCGTCGTCTCCGGGAACAGTCCCTCGTGCCATTCCGTGCGACGACGGTCCGCGACCGGTGGCGCGTGGCAGTCGCCGTGCGGCCTCATGATCACCGTTTGTGGAGCGCGGGGGCCGTGGAGTGCACTCCGGACTCCACAACCGGTGATCATGGAGTCAGAGCGCGGGCGGTACGTCCCGGCGGGCGGCCCACCAGGTCGCGACCCCGGCCCCGGTGAGCAACGGGACGAGCACCAGCACCGCGGGGCCGGCGAACACCGCGACCACGCCCAGCGCGATCGCCGCGGTCCCCGCGCCGAGGCCGCTGGCCACGGCCAGCGCCGTCGCCCGCTCGCCGATCGGCTCCCCGGCCACCCAGGACAGCGTGCGGGCCACCCCGGCGACGACCACCGCCAGCACGATCCCCACGACCACCGCGGCAGGTGGCAGCGCAGCACCCGCCGCGAGCACGACCGGGATCGCGAGCGCGGTGAGGACGGCGGACAGCAGGGCACGCAGGGACCGCCGCAGCGGCGGTACGGGGGGTGTCACGTCTCCCTATTGTGCAGGGTCTGACCTGCGGTTTCGATGTAACCTGCGCGACCCTCAATAGAGCCGGGCCGCGTAGCCGGCACCGTAGTACTCCTCGATCTTCTCCAGTGGCTCGTCGGGACGGGCGAGCCGCTTGGCGAGCTGCGCGGTGGAGGGCAGCGCGTCCGGCTCGGGCCAGCTCGTCGTCACCCACAGCTCGGAGCGCAGGAACGCCTTGGGACAGTGGAAGTAGATCTGGTCGATCGCGACCTCGCAGGCGAGCAGCGGCCGGCGGCCCTTCACGGCGAGCTCGTCGAAGTACGGCGCGTCCCGGACGAGCCGGGCCCGGCCGTTGATGCGCAGCGTGTCGTTGCGGCCCGGCACCAGGAGGATCACACCGACGTGCGGGTTCTCCAGGACGTTGCGCCAGCCGTCGACGCGGCCGTTGCCGGGGCGCTCGGGGATCGCGACCGTGCGGTTGTCGACGACGTGCACGAAACCGGCCGGGTCACCCTTCGGCGAGACGTCGCAGGTGCCGTCGCGGCCCGACGTCGCCAGCAGCAGGAACCGGGACGCCGCCAGCCAGGCGCGGTGCACGTCCACGAGGTGGTCGCGTTCCTTCGCCAGCGCGGGCGCGATGGGCTGCCCGGTGATCCCCTGCAGCTCGGCGAGGGTACGGATCTCGGTGCCGTGCGCGTCGGAGGTCATGGGTCGACGGTAGGCGCGGACGCGGGCGGGGCCGAGTGGATTCCGGTCACGGGCGTCCGACGACGGGCAGCGCCCACGCCCGCCACGCAACAGGACGGGCCCGTCCGGCAGCGGCGTCCGCTGACGCGGCGCGTACGGCGCGTTCACCGGTGCACCGTCGATCCCTGGGGGCCGTCGCTCCAGGAGATCTTCTTGGCGAAGCAGTCGTCGGAGCCGAAGCCCTGGGCATCGCACCAGGCGTTCGCGCCGGCCGCGGTGGTGAAGGGCTGGGCGACGACCACGACCCAGTAGTCGCTGTTGCGGAAGACCGGCCAGTCGCCGGACCAGACCAGCGCGGCGCCCGGGTACTGCGCGGCGAGGCCGCGGTAGTGGTCGAGGATGCCCTGCTCGTCGTAGGTGATGCCGCCGTCGCTGGTGCCGGCGCGCTTGGAGGACAGCTGCGGGACCCAGTAGCCGGCCGTGGCGGCGACGCGCGGGCTGTCGGCGGCGGCCTGCTCGGTGAGCGACGTCGTCGGCGACGGGCTGTAGCCCGGCACGTAGGTGGTCGGCGGAATCACGACCGGTGCCGCGGCCGGGGCGACCACCACCGGCACCGGCGCGGCCGCCGGGGTCACGGTGGGCGCGGTGCCGGGGAGCAGGTCGGGGCGCAGGACGAGCAGCGCCGCCCCCGCCAGCAGCAGCGTCACCAGCACCAGCGAGGCGACGACCCACGGCGTCCGCGACGGGGCGGGCGCCACCGGACCCCACCCGGCCGGGGCGCCCCAGCCCGGCGCGTAGCCGGTCGGCTGCGGGCCGGCCCAGGCCGACGGGGCCGACGCCGGCGCGGCGGGGCGGTACCGGTCGGCGGGGCGGTACTGCGCCGCCGACGGGTGCTGCACGGCGGTCCGTCCCTGCGGCGCCCGGGCCCCGGCGCCGACCGGCACCGCCCCGGTCCGCGGCCGGGGGACGAGCGCCTGCGCCCGCGGCCGTCCGCACCCCACGCAGAAGTGCAGCGAGCCCAGCAGCTCCGCCCCGCACCGGCACCGCTCCACCATGACGACCCTCCCCGACGACGGCGGCCGGATCCGTCCGACCGTGTTGCCTGCTCATCGCACGCGACACCCTGTCGTTATCGATGATCTTGGTCCGAACGGCGCACTTCATCTCTTGTGATGACGGGGCGAAACGGAGCAGCCCACCGGCCCGACGGGAGGGCGTCGTGGGCGCACCGAGGGCCCGCCGTCGCGGGGACGTGGGGACATGACCAGCACCGTCGAGCGGGGAAACATCGGGCCGGAGCAGCCGTGGTGGGGTGGGCCGCCACTGCGCGTGCCGCAGGCGCCCGCCGGCGTGGGCGGTACACCCGTGACGATCACCGATGCGAACGGCGAGATCGTCGGCGCGGGCGTCCTCGGCGACGGGACGTCCGGCGCGGGGACGAGCTGGTCGGGCTACTCCTCGACGTGCACATTCTCGTTCTCGATCGACGACGTCGCCGCCCGGGACGACTTCTACCGGATCGCTGTGGGCAGCGGCGCGACCGGCGGCGTGCCGTTCTCCCGCGCCCAGCTGGAGGACGGGCCCGTCAGCATCACCTGCCAACCCAGGACGGGCGTCATCCCCGGCTCCCGCCCGGTGGCGGCGAGTGCGAGGGCGGCGTCGTCCCCCCACCCCGCGACGACGTCGGGACCGGCCAGCCGGGTCACCGTCTCCCGCACCACCGCGAGCCCCGACGCGGGCGGGGCCGGTGCGTGCGGCAACGCGACGGTCATGTCCAGGTGGTGCACCACGACCTCGACGACCCAGGTGCCGACGAAGTCCCCGACGTCGAGGACGTGCCCCTGGAACTCCAGCCGGTACGGCCCGTCCAGGTCCGCGACGAGCCGGCGCAGGCCGCGCAGCGTCATCGCGACGTGCGCGATCTGCCCGGTCGGGCGGGCGTAGGCGGCCGCGACGGCGCGGGCGAAGCGCTCGTGCGCCCAGCCCGGCAGCTCGGGCCCGGGAAACGCGGTCCAGTAGGTCGCGAGGTCGGCGTCGGCGGGCCGGTCGGTGCGGGCGGGGAACCCGGCGAGCATCTCGACCAGGCCCAGGTGCAGGTGCGCGAGGACGTCCGCGGCGAGCCAGCCGTGACAGCGGCTGCGGGCGTGCAGGTCGGTGTCGTCGACGTGGTCGAGCAACGCGGACAGCCCGTCGAGCGCGGCGAGGAACGCCGGGCGCGCCACGTCGAGCGGGTAGGCCGTCACAGCAGGTCCGCACCGGACCGCGACGCCGGCTGCTCCCCGGCCGCGGCCATCTCCTCGGCCACCCGCATCAGCTCGGTGTTGACCGGGGTCGCGATCCGGTGCGCCGCGCCCAGGGCCACGATCTCGCCGTTGAGGTAGCGGGCCTCGATGGAGCCGGTCCCGCGCTGCAGGCTCTGCCACGACGACGAGCCCCGTCGCGTCGCCCCTGCGACCGGCCGCTCGGTGATGGTGCCCTCCCGGCGGACGCGGTCGTCGTCGCCGGTCCGGGCGGTGATCCCGGCCGCGTCCAGGACGGCGCGGCCCTCCGCGGTCACGGCCTCGACGAGGCGGGGCGCGTCGGGGTCGTCGAGCCCGCAGACCGCGTCGACGGCGTTGGCCAGGTTCGTGAGCAGCTTGCCGTACTTCGCGGCCATCACGTCCGGGTCGGCGCGGGAGGAGAACCCGGCCACGGTGAGATCGGCGACGATCGCCTCCGTGGTGGCGTCGACACCGGAGGGGAACCGGCCGACGTCGAGCACGCCGGGGACCGGCGACGACGACGCGACGACCACCCCCGGCTCGTAGTGCTCGGCGGGCAGGATCACCAGCATCGCCTGCACCCGGTCCGTGCGGCGGGCGGCGAGCCGCTCGTTGGCGACGCCGTTCTGCGCGCACACCACGGTGATACCGGGGGCCGCCTCGAGCAGCGCGGCCAACGGCGGCGGGGTGTCCTGCGACTTCACGGCGAGGATAGCGACGTCGTCGGGGGTGGGCCGGGCCTCGCCGACCGTGCCCACGGCCTCCACCGGATGGGTGGTCGACCCGTCCGGGGTGTCGAGGCGCAGCCCGCGCTCGCGGATCGCGTCGAGGTGCGCGCCCCGGGCGACGACCACGACCTCCCGCCCGGCCGCGTGGAGTCGCGCCGCGATCGTCCCGCCGACGGCCCCTGCCCCGATCACCACGTAGCGCACGACGACGATGGTGGCTCAGCCGTCACGCCGGCGCACGACCGACGGCGGGGCCTTCCGCCGCCACGCCTCCTCGACGAGCTCAGCGAGCTGCCCCGCGTCGACCCGGTCGAGGTCGACGAGGATCGAGCCGTGGCCGTCGTAGTGCGGGGTCGTGAAGTACGCCGGGTCGCCCGACGCGAGCAGCGCCTCCTTCTCCTCGAGCGAGCACATCAGCACCAGCCCGCCCTCGGCCTCGGTGCGCAGCCGGGCGAAGCCCGTGCCACGGACCTTCAACGACGGCGTCCGGTACCAGGTCGACTCCTCGACCTCCGGCAGCCCGGACCCGATCCGCACCACGTCGTCCCAGCTCGGCATGGGGCCATGGTGCCCGCGGCGGGCGCTGCCCGTCGTGGAGGAATCAGACCAGGTGGGCCGCGAGGAACCGGTCGACGGCGGCCCGGCCGTCGGCGACGTGCGGCTCGACCTTCCACTGCTCGACCAGCTCCGCGCCCGGCGCGAGCCCGGCGAGACGGCGCGACACGGGTTCCGGGTGGAAGTCGTCGATCCCCATCAGCACCAGCCACGGCGTCGCGACGTGGGCGAGCGCCTCGTCGGGAACGGAGTACAGCATCCCGCCGCCGCCCCACATGTTCGTGCGGAACGCGGCCCAGTCGTCGTCGGGGACCCCGGGGTGGTCGGCCTCGATCCCGGCGCGCCACTCGTCGAACTTCCCCTCGAACAGGTGCTGGTTGTCGGCGCGGCCGATGGGCTGCAGCGCGACCGCGGCCCGGACGCGTTGCGGCGCGGTGACCAGCAGGTTCGCGATGAAGGCGCCGCCGATGCACATGCCGAGCACCGCGCACTCGTCGACGCCGAGGTGGTCGAGCAGGGCGAGCTGGTCGGCGGTGTAGGTGTCCCAGCCGTCGCTGCCGTGGACCTCGGCGACCGAGGACCCGGCGTTGCGCTGGTCCATCGCGATGACGCGGTACCGCTGCGCGAGGTGGGTGACCGGGTCCCAGGGGGCGTTGCCCCAGGCCGCGATCGTCGAGTTCATGCCGCCCGGCGCCAGCAGCAGGACCGGGAACCCCGTGCCGTGCTCCTCGTAGTGCAGGGTCACACCGGGGCGCTCGAAGGAGGGCATGGCCCGAAACTAGGCCACCCGCGGGGGAGTCCGCTTCTCCGGACGGCGCCGCGCCAGGATCGAGGTGCCGTAGACGACGAGTGCCAGCCCGAGCAGCAGCAGCCACCACAGACCGGGGCGGACGGTGTCGTCGAGCAGGGTGATGCCGACCAGACCGGGAACGACGACCTGGGTGACCATGTACAGCGCGGTGACCGTGGAGACGTCGCCGAGCTGCAGCGCGCGGGCGTAGTTGTACAGGCCGGTCAGGGCCATCCCGACCAGGATGTACACGAGCGGCTCGCGCAGCAGGCTCCCCAGGTCCACACCGTCGGAGACGTGCATCGCGCGGATGCAGACCGAGCCGCCGCCCAGCCCGAGCCCGGCGAGCACCGCCGACGGCCACGGCTTGGTCGAGTTCGCGATCGCCAGCGTCACCCCCATGATCGCGACGAGCGCCGCGATCAGGACGGCGACGGTCGTACCGTGGCCGGTCAGGGCCTGCTTGCGCTCGGTCCCCGCGCTGCCGGCGACGAACGCGAGCCCGAGCATGCTGGCGCCGATGGCGAGCCGGTGCACCGGCCGCAGCCACTCGCCGCGGAAGTAGCGGGCGTACAGGGCGGTCATCGCGATGGCCCCGGCGAGCGTCGCCTGCACCGCGAAGATGGGGATGAACTGCAGCGCGACGACCATGCAGAGCCAGGTGACGATGTCCATCGCGATCCCGCCGAGGAACCGGGGGCGGGCCAGGACGGCGCTGGTGCGCCCGCCCTGGTCGGCCGCGTCGGCCTGGAGGATGGCGGCGACGGTGCTGCAGAGCATCGCGAACACCGCGAAGAGCATGCCGATCAGCACGGGCGAGCCCGGGTCAGGGCACGGGCGGCATGCGGGGTGATCGACACCGGCCGATTGTGACGTACCGCTACCGGGTGCCGGCCGGGCGGGCGTCCGACGGAGCGGGCCGCTGCTCGGGCAGCGCCGCGGGCATCTCGAAGAAGCCGCTCATCAGCCCGCTGCCGGGCTGCTCGTCACGTGTACCGGCGGCGGCCTGCCAGGGGGACGTGCCGCCCTGGGTCGCACGGCGCTGCGCCAGCAGGGCCCGCGGGCGCTCGGTGAGGACAAGGATGCCGACCGTGAGGGCCACCCCCACCAGCAGCGGCCCTCCGACCACCAGGATGGGCCAGCCCACCACGACATAGGCGAGCACCAATGCACCCGCCGCCATGCCGATGACCGCCCCCGCCAACCGCGTCACCACGCGCCCCTCTCACACCGTGCCCGAACCGGGACGACCAGTGTTTTACCACGTCGGAGGGGGTGGACAGGGGCGACGCGACGCGGTGGTGGTCACACCTTCGGGCACGGCCGTATCGCATGGTGCATGGGGCCGAGCCGGCGTGGGGGCTCCCGTGTCCACGCCGGCCCGGCGGTCCGAATCATCCCGCCCCGGGGTCCGGGCGGGACGGGGTGGGGGTCACTCGGCGCTGTCGTCGCAGCGCAGAGGGTGATCGGTGACCGATTCCCTGTCCCACAGGAAGATCACGCAACCGCACCCGCGGCCGGGGTGGTCGACGTCGGCGCGGGGGCCGTGGTCGTCGGGTCCGGGACCGGGGTGGTCGGGTCGGTGGCGGGCGGGGTGGTGACCGGCGGCGTGGTGACCGGCGGGGTGCTGGTCGAGCCCTCCTTCGCCGGGGTCGTCGGCGCCGGGGTGGTCGGCTTCACCGGGGTCGTCGGCGCCGGAACCGGAGCCGGGCCCGGAGCCACCGGAGCGGGAGCCGGGGGGACGGCCGCGACCGGAGCGGCGGCACCGGCGGCGGGGCGGGCCGCCGTACCCCCGGTGGCCGCGCCACCCGAGGCACCGGCGCCACCGGCGGCGGCGTGCCTCCCGCCCACGGGGGCGCCCGCGGCCGGACCGGCGGCGACGCCGGCGGCCGGGGCGGCGCCCGGGGCGACCGGGGCCGGCGCGACGGCGGGTGAGCTCAGCACGGGCGCCGCGCTCAGCTCACCGATCCCGGGGCTCGTCGTGGGCCAGAACAGCAGCGCACCCGCGATGGCAGCGGCACCGGCGAGACCACCGGCACCGACCACCAGGCGCTGCCGGGTGACCGTGGCGCGACGGGCGGTGGCCGGGGCGTCCCGGGTGACCAGGGTGTCCGGGGCGGGCCGCTCCGGGCGGACGGCGGACGGCGCGGGCGGCTGTCCGGCCCCGAGGACCGAGGTCCGTGCGGGGGCGGGGGGCGGCGCCGTACGGGGGCGGGGGACCGCGGTCAGCGGGCCGGTCGGCGGCTCCGGGTCGAGCAGCGCGACGGCCGTGGCGGCCGCGGCGGGCCGCTCGGTCCGCGCGGTCCGCTCCCGCTCACCGCGGGTCGGCCACGCCGGCGCGTTGCGGTCGGTCATGCCGGTGCGGTCGGTGCGCTCGGTGGCCTCCGGCCCGGGCCGGTCCCACGGGCTGCGCCCGGCCGGGTCGACGGGCTCGCGGGGCGCGGGGACACCGGTCAGCGGTGCCATCCGCACACCGGGCCAGGAGGTCCCGGCCCCCGGTGCGACGGCCAGTGCGGCACCGCGGGCGGCGTCGGCCACCGGGTCCGCGACGACGGCGACCGGGCGGCCCAGCGCCGCCGAGACCGCCTGCACCACGACCGGCATCCGCGCGGCACCGCCGGCGAGCAGCACCTCGGCGTCGGGGGCGGCGGCGACGACGTCCTGCACCAGGTCGGCGACCGGCTCGAGCAGCGGGCGGGTGAGCTCGTCGAGGTCGGAGCGATGGATCCTCACCGCGGTCAGCAGGCCGGGCATCTCCACCCGGACGGTCGCGACGGTGTCCCGGGACAACAGCTGCTTGGCGGCGCGGCACTCGTCCCGCAGGGCGGTCA harbors:
- a CDS encoding heterodisulfide reductase-related iron-sulfur binding cluster is translated as MTWVQYTLGIVTVLSAIVAVALVAMTVTRMVKIIRLGESDPTRTGPFGPRFATMLKETLGHTRMLKWTKVGIVHWLVMVGFGGLFLALVEAFVEVWNPTFHLPLIGQWSVYSLFVEILGVGTVVGIAALIVIRQANNPNRQGRMSRFYGSNMGRAYFVEAIVFLEGLGILVVRGAKISLGAFDVPVWSAPVSYALSAVLPASTTLVTVFAAVKVLSATVWLIVIALTPTMGVAWHRFTAFPNIYFKRNDDGYKALGATRPMMSNGKPLDLEEADPDTDTFGVGKVEDFTWKGLLDFTTCTECGRCQSQCPAWNTEKPLSPKLLVNALRDHAYEKAPYLLAGGSRDMAGDEVGITGEGAEERLKAIPVDALEAAGRPLVGGEDVLGVIDPDILWSCTTCGACVEQCPVDIEHVDHIIDMRRYQVLIETEFPTELNSLFKNLENKGNPWGQNAKDRLEWTKGLDFEVPVVESELDAETEYLFWIGCAGAFDDGQKKTVRATAELLHRAGVNFAVLGSGETCTGDPARRSGNEFVFQMLAQQNVETLNTVFEGREAGTRKIVTTCPHCLNTLGREYPQLDGHYEVVHHTQLLNKLVRDKKLVPVSAPAGEETGPVTYHDPCYLGRHNEVYEEPRALINATGAAGTTTLTEMPRHGDRSMCCGAGGARMWMEERIGKRINFTRAEEAAETLTEAGGGSEPSGTLAVGCPFCRTMMTDGVNQTAGEAVQVQDVSQMLLAAVKRGDPAPEPVAAETTAEEAPTTETPAVATPETEVAEESAKQDPATPAGSDGASSTGTPASSGNGSGNGSTNGSSPEQAEQQRSNEN
- the dcd gene encoding dCTP deaminase; the protein is MLLSDGDLRKDIDSGRLVLDPWDVEMLQPSSVDVRLDRYFRVFQNSRYTHIDPAQQQDELTTPVETPDGESFVLHPGEFVLGSTFERVGLPDDLAGRLEGKSSLGRLGLLTHSTAGFIDPGFTGHITLELSNVANLPITLWPGMKIGQLCLFRLSSPAERPYGTEGVGSRYQGQRGPTPSRAFRNFHRTDTRRA
- a CDS encoding UDP-N-acetylglucosamine 2-epimerase produces the protein MTVFDPTSGDVSGFPPDHEHDVLLIAGSRPEVARLAPVAGAVAAADRIRGITVATGPDPMSVHEAFEALGVPTDITILLPLETGPGMADVAAALFTRLDQLLVDQDPSAVLVHGGGLAAEVAATVAFWRRIPIVHMQAGMGTDDLLCPFPQEAHRRVIGQLASLFLTTSGSALGSPLGPNVLTIGDTINSLPGPRHQGCVDALERMHDQHRRLIVVDLARASSSPVLRGIADLLERYPRIEIVLFGALAAGEAAQSLGTHPRVTVVAEPALPDQLAVLTAATVLVSDDHELVVDAPGLGTLAVLVDGPNVPQPGDSIRSIAAHDAAAAVAQVLDGDHGRRAAASDGFEAARAEQAVAWMFGLTRSPQLPDDLGGGGRHSPGEVESDSEESSEA
- a CDS encoding pyridoxamine 5'-phosphate oxidase family protein, with translation MTSDAHGTEIRTLAELQGITGQPIAPALAKERDHLVDVHRAWLAASRFLLLATSGRDGTCDVSPKGDPAGFVHVVDNRTVAIPERPGNGRVDGWRNVLENPHVGVILLVPGRNDTLRINGRARLVRDAPYFDELAVKGRRPLLACEVAIDQIYFHCPKAFLRSELWVTTSWPEPDALPSTAQLAKRLARPDEPLEKIEEYYGAGYAARLY
- a CDS encoding maleylpyruvate isomerase N-terminal domain-containing protein; the encoded protein is MTAYPLDVARPAFLAALDGLSALLDHVDDTDLHARSRCHGWLAADVLAHLHLGLVEMLAGFPARTDRPADADLATYWTAFPGPELPGWAHERFARAVAAAYARPTGQIAHVAMTLRGLRRLVADLDGPYRLEFQGHVLDVGDFVGTWVVEVVVHHLDMTVALPHAPAPPASGLAVVRETVTRLAGPDVVAGWGDDAALALAATGREPGMTPVLGWQVMLTGPSSSWARENGTPPVAPLPTAIR